In the Candidatus Delongbacteria bacterium genome, GCTTCCTCCACCGGATTCCGGCCCGGCCGGCCGCCGCGCTCCTCGCGCTGGGCCAGCACTTCCTTGACGATGCGGTCCACGAGATCGCCGTTCACGGCCTCATCCTTCCACGTGAAAACCGTCCACCACACCCAGGATCAGGGCCTGGACGGGGATCCGGTCGTTCTTCAGCACCAGGCGGGCGCAGCCGCCCTCCTTGTTCACCAGCACCGTGTCGCCGAGGCCGGCGCTCACCGTGTCGATGGCGATGCTCTCGCCACCCCGGGGCCGCCCCTCGAGGTCCAGGGCACGCACCAGCAGCAGCTTGTAGCCCTTGAACTCGGGCTGCTTCTCCGTGCTGACGACTTCGCCCGTGACCACCGCGATTTGCACCGGCTCGACTCCTTTCAACCGGACACGAAGCGCAATCCGGCCTAGCCCCGCAGCGAGGCGCTCAACCGCTCCACCAGGCCGCGGGCCGCCGCCGGGCTGACTGCCTCGGCGAACACGCGCAGGATGGGCTCCGTGTTGGAGGCGCGCACCTGCACCCAGGCCGGGCCGCCGTCCTGCTCCAGCAGGAACTTGAGGCCGTCGGTCTCGTCCAGCGTGGCGCCGGGCAGGGCGTCGCGCACGCGCTCCAAGGCGCGGACGGGGTCCATCTCCCCCAGCTCGATCTTCTCCTTGAGCATGGCGTAGACGGGCAGCTCGTCCCGCAGCTCGCGCAGGCTCCGGCCGCTCTCCAGCAGGTACTGGAGCAGCAGGGCGATGCCCACGGGCGCGTCGCGGCCCAGGTGGAGGTCCCTCAGGATCACGCCGCCGTTGCCTTCGCCGCCGATGGCCGAGCCCAGTTCGCGCATGCGCACGCTGACGTTGATCTCCCCCACCCGCGTGCGGTGCAGGTCCACGCCGGCCTCGCGGGCCACGTCGTCCAGCAGTTGGCTGGAGGAGACGTTGGCCACCAGCGGCGAGGGCTGGTGCCCCAGCACGTGGCGGGCCACCAGGGCCAGGGTGAGTTCCTCCCCCAGCGGCACGCCGGCGGCGTCCACCAGGGCCAGGCGGTCGGCGTCCGGATCCAGCGCGAAACCCACGTCGAAGGAGCCGCCGCGCATGGTCTCGCAGAGGGCGGCGAGATTCTCGGGGGTGGGCTCGGGCCCGCGGCTGAACAGCCCCGTGTCCTCCACGCCCAGCTTGACCACCTCGCAGCCCAGCTCCTGCAGCAGGTGGGGGACCATGGTCCGGCCCGCGCCGTTGACGCAGTCCACGGCCACGCGGAAGCCGCGCTTGCGCAGGGCGGGCACGTCCAGCAGGCCCAGGGCCTTGATGCGCCGCACGTGCGCCTCGGGGGCCTGGGGCAGGCACTCCACGCCGCCCAGCTTGTCCCAGCGGACCAGGGCCGGGCCGCGCTCGGCCAGGGCCAGGTGCTGGCGGCTCTGTTCCGGGTCCAGGAAGAGTCCGTCGTGGTGGAAGAACTTGAGAGCGTTCCACTCCACCGGATTGTGGCTGGCCGTGATGCAGATGCCGCCGGCGGCGCCCAGCTCCTCCACGAGTACGGCCACCGTGGGCGTGGGCACGACACCCACGTCCAGCACGCGGCAGCCGGCCCCGCAGAGGCCGGCGATCACGGCGTGGCGCATGAGCGGCCCGCTGGGGCGTGTGTCACGGCCCAGCACCACCGGGCCGCCGCCGCAGTACTCGCCGAACGCGGCGGCATAGCGGGCCACCAGTTCGGGGCTCAGGCCCTCGCCCACCACGCCGCGGATCCCGGAGATGGAGATCATCAGGCGGCTCATGCGCCGGCCCCGGAATCGGCGGGGGCGGCCGGAGCCTCGCCCGGCTTGCGGCTCTCGTCCACGAAGTTCAGGCGCAGGTCCGTCAGGGTGTGGTTCAGCAGGCGGGCCAGCTCCTCGGGCAGCCGGTCCTTGAGCTTGACCTCCAGGGCCTCCAGCAGGTCGATGCAGTAGGAGGCCTCCTGCAGGTCCCGGCGCATGCCTTCCCCCGGCCGGGCCAGCTTGCCCAGCGCCATCATGGCCACCTGCTGGTACTGCAGCACCAGGGTGAAGATCAGCTGATCGTGCTTGTCCATGCGTTCCTTTAGGCTTGGATCGGAGTCACCGCCAGTTCCGCCGTGGCGGACCCGACGCGCCAGCGCAGACTCAGGCCCAGCGGGTGCAGCAGGTCCACCATCAGCGGATGGCGCACTAGGCCCAGGGCCTCGTCCTGCAGGTTCAGGTTGGGCTCGGAGAGCCGCAGCTGCGGCCAGCCGTCCAGCAGGTCAAGGCGGAGTGGATACATGCCCTCGCCGGGCACCAACAGCAGGATGGCCTCGAGCATGCGGTCCAGCAGCCAGCTGGCGTCCCGGAAGGACAGCGGGCAGGCGACGTCGGCGGCCACCTCCAGCTCCAGCTGGCAGCGGTGTTTGAGCACGGAATCCGCCCGGAAGAAGCGCAGCTCCTCGCTGATCACCAGTTCCCAGGTCAGTGGCGCGCCGCGTTCGTACTCCTGCAGGCGGCGGTAGCGGTCCCCCAGATAGCGGATCTGGTTGGCCAACTCCTCCGTCTGGCGGTCCAGGCGCTCCAGCTCGGGCAGGTCCGAGTTGCGGAACATCATCAGCTGGATCATGCCCGAGAGCGCGTTGAGCGGGTTGTTGAGGTTGTGGACGATGCCGCCCGTGTAGCGGCCGAAGCTCTGGTACTGCTCGGCCCGCCGGCGTTCCTCGCCCTTCAGGCCGGGCAGGAGCAGCCGCCCCTGTTCGGTCTGCAACTCCCAGGCCCCCTCCAACACGGCGGCGGGCACCCCGCCGGCAACCTCCACCAGTTGGCGGGCCAGGCGGTTCTGCGGCTGCGGGCCGGCGCCGTTCTCCAGGAAGATCGGCACGGGCAGGTGCTCCATCAGCTGCTGGGACAGGGCGGGGGCGGTACTCATGGGCGCGGTTCCTCCTCGTCTTCCGGCTGGACAAGGCGCCGGTAGTAGCGGATCTGATCCCGCAGGCGGGCGGCCGCCTCGAAATCCTCCCGCACAACGGCCTCCTCCAGTTCCCCCTCCAACTGCAGGATCCGCTCCTCCAGGGGCACCATCTGCGGGTAGCCTTCCTGGCCGGCGGCATCCATCACTTCCTGCTTCACCCAGACGGGCAGACCCAGGCGCAGAGCCAGGGGAATGGCGTCCGAGGGGCGGGCATCCAGGCGCAGGATCTGGCCGTCGGGACGCTCCAGCAGGATGTCGGCGTAGAACGTGCTCTCGTGCAGGCGGCTGATCTGCACGGTGCGCACGTGGCCATCCAGGGCCCGCAGCATGCCGGCGACCAGGTCGAAGGTCATGGGGCGCTGCAGCTGGGCGCCCCGGAGGTTGATGGCGATGGACTGGGCTTCGCCGGGACCGATGAAGATGGGCAGCCAGCGCTCGGAGTCCTTCTGCCGAAGGATCACCACGTAGCCACCCTGACTGGGACTGAAGGTCACCTCGCTGACGGTGACTTCGATCACGGGACACCTCCTCGACTAGCAACCTGTCGGGCTTGGCCACTTCGCGGTCTTCATCGCCCAGTCCGGCCCGGATTTTTCGGAGCTTTCTTGCCCATACCGCCTGTATGCGCTGCGAAATCTCCAAAAAACCGGTCTCGACCTGGACGCGAATCCCGTCGAAGGCCCCAGCCCGACAGGCTGCTGGTGAAAAGGTAGTGATCGACCCGCCCCGAGCCAACTGGGGAGCGCGGGGAGACGGGCGCCGCGGCTTTGGGAAGCCCGACCCCGACCCGGGGCATGTGTATCCTGAAAATAAAGAGGGCCGCCCTGCGGCGGCCCAGCCTCCCGTACTCACCACCCACGACCGAAATCGTGCATGGCTTTGCTATTGGGATTTGACCTGCACGCAGGTCCAGGCAGATATCCTGATGGCGGTCAGAGACCGCCGCTGTCCTCGCGATGTTCGTTTCAGGTCTGGGCACTCGGCGTTTGGAAGCCGGAACGGGCGAACGATAACAGATGAACGGCTAAGAGACAAACGAAATTCCCGGGAAATGCAGACGAGCCGAACAATGCGGCAGGATCAGGCCTCGTCCTGGGGTTTGATTTGATATATGTCCATCAATCGATCAGCAACGAAGCTCATCACATCATTGTCAGTATAGAATCCCGAGTGGATCTTGGTCTCCACTTCACGCATCAGTTCGTCCCGATAGGGAGCGGCCGGGACGGTCCCGTTGCCGGTTGCAGCCGTCTCGCCCAGCGAGCTGTCTTCCATCATGCGGTCGCTGATCTGGGCCACGATCTCCTCCCGGTCATAAAATCCAGCCGCCACCCGCTGCCGCGCGAGGGCCACACGCTCCTCCCGGATCTCGGGCAGCTGGGCGGCCTGGGTCTGCAGGCTGCTGCGCAGGCGGGAGAGTTCCAGCCCGCTGCTGCTGATCTCCAGCCGATCCTCCTGGGCCGCCGCACCGCCCGCCTGCTCCAGCTGGCGCGTGGTCTGGTAGCGCGTCTCGATGGCCGCCCGGCGCAGGGCCTGGCCGACCTGTGACAAGGAACCGGATTGGATTTCCATCTGCACCTCCCCACTGGGGACCGTCCGCCTGGGGGCGGGGCCGGTCTCAACCATAGATATCAAGAAGTCGACCCTTGCTCAACTCCCGCGGGGCGCGGGGCGCCTCATCAGCTTCGGGAGCCGCGGAATTCTCCTCCGCCGGCACGGGTCGTTCGGCGCCCTGCACGTGCCGCTGGGCGATCTCCTGCTGGTAGGCCTTCAGCAGCAGGGCCTGGCCCGCCTGTTCCGTGCGCATGGACTAGACCCTCACGCTGGCGCGCACGCCGTCCACGGGGTTCTCGCCCTCCTGGCGCTGGATCACCTGGGACCAGGTGGCCCGCAGGTCCTCCAGGATGCGCCCCACCACCTCCAGGTGCTCGGCGTCGTTGCTCAGGTTGGCCTCGCGCATGCGGTGCAGCATGAAGTCGTAGAGCCGGTCCAGGCTGCGGGCGATGTCCTGGCCGCGATTCATGTCCAGCGAGGACCTAAGCTCACCCACCGCGCGGATGGCGCGGTCCATCTGGACCCCCTTGGCCGGAAACTCGCCCAGGCGCATCAGGCGCTGGCAGTCCCGCACGCTGCCGATGGCGGCGTCATAGACCATCAGCAGCAGGCGGCCGCGGTCGGCCGTGCGCACCTGGGTCTCGTTGTACTGGCGGAGGCGCAGATCCTGGCTCATGCCGGGTCCTTTCGCTGGATCAGCTGGAGCTGTTGTTGTTGAACAGACTGGACAGGGCGCTGGACTGGTTCTGCAGACTGGAGATGGTGCTCTCCATGCTCAGGTACTGGGATTCCAGCATCTGGCGCGTGATCACCAGCCGGTCCTCCATGTCCGCGATGGCGTCGTCGAGGTTCTTCACCGAGTCCTCGAAGCGCGTGGTCTGGTACTGCACCAGGCCGTTGGTGCTGTCGGTCAGCCGGGTGAGGCTGCGGGTCAGCGCCGCGCCGATGCCGTGAGACAGGCTGATGCTGGCGCTGCGCGTGCCGGCTCCGCTGCCGGGATCGCGGAAGAGGATCCGCAGGCCGGCCCAGTCGCTGTCCTCAGCGGCGGTGATCAGGTTGCCGTTCACCGTGGCCGCCGCGCCGCCCAGGGTGGCGGAGAGCAGGCTGCCGTCGGTGTCCCAGGTGGCGTTCACCTCCACCTCCCCGGCCGGCACCAGCGCCGTGCGGGTGAAGAAGGAGAGGGTGGGATCGCTGGTGCGGCTGGTGAAGGTGAAGAGCGTGCCCACATCCTCCGGATGCGCCTCCAGGGCCGCCTGCAGCTTCTCGCTGTCCACGCTGAGCAGGCCGCCCGTGCCGGTCTTGATGCCCACCTGGGCCAGGGTCTGATAGGCATTGGCCGCGCTGATGCCCACGATGGGCCGCGTGACCGAGTTGCTCAGCTCGCGCTCCAGCTGGTTGACGCCGCCGTCCCCCAGCAGCACGCCCATGGTCTGGCCCTCGGAATCGTAGCTCGTGTAGCTGTTGATCTGCCCGACGATGGCGTTGTAGGCGCTGACGAAGGACTGGATGCCGGCCACCACGGCGCTGTCGTCGCGACTCACGGTGACTTGCAGCTCCTCGCCGCCCGTGTCGGTCTTGAGGGTCAGGGTGACGCCGTCGATGACGTCCTCCACCACGTTGTCGGCGGACTCCAGCCAACCGCTGACCGGATAGCCGTCCACGCGGAACTGGGCGTTCTGGGCGGCGCGGTTCTCGGCCAGGGCCGTGCTGTCGAAGGTGGTGCCGTCCCCCAGGGTGGTGAGCGCGTCGTCGATCACCAGCTGGGCGTCGGCGCCCGTGTCCTCCCCGGTGAGCACCAGGTGCCAGGCCGTGGCGCTGCCGGACCCGTCGTTGAGCAGCGTGGCCCGCACGCCCGGATTGCTGGCGTCCTGGTTGATCAGGTCGCGCAGGTCCTGCAGGGTGGCGCCGTCGGGCACGTTCAGGGCGACGTCCACCTGATCGTCCCCCGTGCCGTAGCTGTAGGCGAAGACCTGATCGGCGCCGCTGGAGTTGAGCGCCGTGGTGTTGGCGTCGGCCCAGCCCTGGTGCACCAGCCGGGCGGTGCCGGCCAGCCGCTCCACCAGGATGGAGTAGTTGCCGGGCTGGGCGCTGGAATCGGCGCTGGCCGAGACCTGGGCCGAGTCGCTGCTGGTGGTCGAGTATTTCAGGAAGGAGTTGGCCTCTTCCAGGCTGTCCATCGAGGTCTTGAGCGAGAGCAGGCGCGTGTTGAGGTTGCGCCAGGCGTTGAGCTTGTTCTGCTGCTCCGTCTGCCGCCTCTCCAGCAGGGTGACCTTGCGCTGCTCGACTTCCATCAGCGCGTCCACCGTGGCCTGCCAGTCGATGCCGGAGGCCACGCCGCTGATGGTGGTGGTGGAAGCCATCCTTCCGCTCCTTTCTCCTCTCCCGCCGGATCCCGGGTACGGGCGGCAGGCCTTGCCGGGTTCCCGACCCGGCGGCTGCATTTTTGCCCGCTTTGACCGCCGGAGTCCGGCAAATTCCGAAGTGAGCAAGTCCCATGACAGTTTTGGTCCCCCCACCGCGGACGGGGGCTCCGGGCGGAGTTCGGGCCCGCCGGGAGTGCCTCCCCTGGAGTGTCGGCAGCTTTCCACAAATCTGGAGCGGGCGGGCGCCAGAGTGCGGGAAATCGCCCGGCCCCACGGCGTTCCCGGCCCGGGCAGCGGGCCGCCGCAGCCCGTCCCCCCCGGGACCCGCCGGCCGGCGCCGGCGCGCCCAACCCTGAACTGTGGAAGTTCCGGAATCCCGCCCGGGCGCCCGGCCGCGTCGCAACGCCCTTGATCAAAGCTGGACCTTTTTTGTACGTTATGGACCGAAGGGACAAGCCACGGGAGCCCGGCATGAGCAAAGCACCGCCCACCCCCCAGCAGCAGGCCGCCGACCAGGCTCTGCGCGACGACGTCCGCCTGCTTGGGGATTTGCTGGGCCAGGTCCTCTCCGATCTGGGTGGACCGCCCCTGCTGGACCGGGTGGAAGAGGCGCGCCGGCTGGCCCGGGACCGGCGCGGGGGCATGCCCGGCGCGGAGGCGGAACTGGGACGGCAGCTGGCCGGCCTGAGTCCCGCCGCGGCGCGCGAGCTCACCCGGGCCTTCTCATCCTTCTTCGCGCTGGCCAATCTGGCCGAGCAGGTGCACCGGATCCGGCGGCGGCGCGAACAGTCCCGGGACGAGCGCGCGCCCCAGCCAGGCAGCCTGGCCGCCGTGCTGCGCGAGCTGGCGGGCCAGGGCCTGGGGCTGGCCCAGGTGCGCGAGACCCTCTCCCAGCTGGAAGTGATGCCGGTCTTCACGGCGCACCCCACCCGGGCCATGCGGCGCACGCTGCTGGTCAAGAGCCAGCGCATGGCGCGCTCCCTGCTCATCCGCCTGGACCAGGGCGACCCCACCCCGCGCGAGGCCGCCCGCACCCGCGCCGAGCTGCGCCGGCAAATCGAGCTGGCCTGGCAGACCGAGGAGCAGCCCACCGCCCGGCCCACGGTGGCCGACGAGGTCGAGTACGTGCTGTTCCACCTGATCGAGGTGGTCTACCAGATCCTGCCGGGCTTCTACGAATCCCTGGCCCAGGCCCTGGAGGACGCCTACGGACCCGGCGCCGGCCAGGACCTGCCCTGTCCGCTGATCCGCTTCGGCAGCTGGGTGGGCGGCGACATGGACGGCAATCCCAACGTGGGTCCGGCGACCATCCGCGCCACGCTGGAGCGCCAGCGCCGGCTGATCCTCGAACGCTACCGGACGGATCTGGGGGAACTCTGCGAGGAGTTCAGCCAGAGCCAGCAGCGCGTGCGGGTGGCCCCGGCCGTGCTGGAGCGCGTGGCCGCCTACCGCGATCTGCTGCCCGAGCGCGCCGCGCGCCTGCCCCGGCGCAGCGCGGACATGCCCTACCGCCTGCTCCTCAACCTGATGCAGGCCCGCGTGGAGGCGGCGCTGGCCGACGGGCCGGGCGCCTACGCCCAGGCCGCCGACCTGCTGGACGACCTGGCCCTGATCCGCACCAGCCTGCTCGCGCCGGGCGGCGGCCGGGGCGGCCTGCCGCTGCTGCAGGCCCTCGAGCGCCGCGTCCTCACCTTCGGCTTCCACCTGGCCACGCTGGACGTGCGGCAGGATTCCGAACTGCACCGCCGGGTGGCCGGCCTCCTGCTCGGGGACGAGTCCTTCGCCGGGCGCCGGCCGGAGGAGCGCGCCGCCGCCCTGCGTCTGGCGCTGCAGCAACCCGCGCCGGCCGCGCAGCCGGAGCCCGCGGACGAGG is a window encoding:
- the glmM gene encoding phosphoglucosamine mutase, yielding MSRLMISISGIRGVVGEGLSPELVARYAAAFGEYCGGGPVVLGRDTRPSGPLMRHAVIAGLCGAGCRVLDVGVVPTPTVAVLVEELGAAGGICITASHNPVEWNALKFFHHDGLFLDPEQSRQHLALAERGPALVRWDKLGGVECLPQAPEAHVRRIKALGLLDVPALRKRGFRVAVDCVNGAGRTMVPHLLQELGCEVVKLGVEDTGLFSRGPEPTPENLAALCETMRGGSFDVGFALDPDADRLALVDAAGVPLGEELTLALVARHVLGHQPSPLVANVSSSQLLDDVAREAGVDLHRTRVGEINVSVRMRELGSAIGGEGNGGVILRDLHLGRDAPVGIALLLQYLLESGRSLRELRDELPVYAMLKEKIELGEMDPVRALERVRDALPGATLDETDGLKFLLEQDGGPAWVQVRASNTEPILRVFAEAVSPAAARGLVERLSASLRG
- a CDS encoding flagellar biosynthesis anti-sigma factor FlgM: MEIQSGSLSQVGQALRRAAIETRYQTTRQLEQAGGAAAQEDRLEISSSGLELSRLRSSLQTQAAQLPEIREERVALARQRVAAGFYDREEIVAQISDRMMEDSSLGETAATGNGTVPAAPYRDELMREVETKIHSGFYTDNDVMSFVADRLMDIYQIKPQDEA
- a CDS encoding DUF1844 domain-containing protein, whose protein sequence is MDKHDQLIFTLVLQYQQVAMMALGKLARPGEGMRRDLQEASYCIDLLEALEVKLKDRLPEELARLLNHTLTDLRLNFVDESRKPGEAPAAPADSGAGA
- a CDS encoding EutN/CcmL family microcompartment protein translates to MQIAVVTGEVVSTEKQPEFKGYKLLLVRALDLEGRPRGGESIAIDTVSAGLGDTVLVNKEGGCARLVLKNDRIPVQALILGVVDGFHVEG
- the ppc gene encoding phosphoenolpyruvate carboxylase gives rise to the protein MSKAPPTPQQQAADQALRDDVRLLGDLLGQVLSDLGGPPLLDRVEEARRLARDRRGGMPGAEAELGRQLAGLSPAAARELTRAFSSFFALANLAEQVHRIRRRREQSRDERAPQPGSLAAVLRELAGQGLGLAQVRETLSQLEVMPVFTAHPTRAMRRTLLVKSQRMARSLLIRLDQGDPTPREAARTRAELRRQIELAWQTEEQPTARPTVADEVEYVLFHLIEVVYQILPGFYESLAQALEDAYGPGAGQDLPCPLIRFGSWVGGDMDGNPNVGPATIRATLERQRRLILERYRTDLGELCEEFSQSQQRVRVAPAVLERVAAYRDLLPERAARLPRRSADMPYRLLLNLMQARVEAALADGPGAYAQAADLLDDLALIRTSLLAPGGGRGGLPLLQALERRVLTFGFHLATLDVRQDSELHRRVAGLLLGDESFAGRRPEERAAALRLALQQPAPAAQPEPADEECRRSLDVLRTLAEMRRRHGRQALGPYIISMAQGADDLLALLYLARRAGLQDEQGAVELDIAPLFETVDDLQQASATLASMLEDEVYRAHLATRGQRQLVMLGYSDSSKISGIAASRWALYQVQEELARQADEAGVELSFFHGRGGTVGRGGSKPRSAILADPCGALRGRLRLTEQGEIVHAKYGLRGIAERTLELLTGAVLETTTLCSPRSHPEPGWARAMELIAASGRADYQMLVHDHPAFHDYFRLATPIDVIERLEIGSRPASRRSGRGVENLRAIPWVFAWTQNRHLLPAWFGIGHGLEAAARAHGESQLAEMAARWPFFANLLADLSMVLAKADLEIAARYAELAGSAGLEVFPIIRQRWLETRTWVLKLRGEDELLDREPALQRSIRLRNPYVDPMSLLQVDLLARWRAGNREDAELERALFETVRGISQGLQNTG
- the fliS gene encoding flagellar export chaperone FliS, encoding MSQDLRLRQYNETQVRTADRGRLLLMVYDAAIGSVRDCQRLMRLGEFPAKGVQMDRAIRAVGELRSSLDMNRGQDIARSLDRLYDFMLHRMREANLSNDAEHLEVVGRILEDLRATWSQVIQRQEGENPVDGVRASVRV
- the fliD gene encoding flagellar filament capping protein FliD, with translation MASTTTISGVASGIDWQATVDALMEVEQRKVTLLERRQTEQQNKLNAWRNLNTRLLSLKTSMDSLEEANSFLKYSTTSSDSAQVSASADSSAQPGNYSILVERLAGTARLVHQGWADANTTALNSSGADQVFAYSYGTGDDQVDVALNVPDGATLQDLRDLINQDASNPGVRATLLNDGSGSATAWHLVLTGEDTGADAQLVIDDALTTLGDGTTFDSTALAENRAAQNAQFRVDGYPVSGWLESADNVVEDVIDGVTLTLKTDTGGEELQVTVSRDDSAVVAGIQSFVSAYNAIVGQINSYTSYDSEGQTMGVLLGDGGVNQLERELSNSVTRPIVGISAANAYQTLAQVGIKTGTGGLLSVDSEKLQAALEAHPEDVGTLFTFTSRTSDPTLSFFTRTALVPAGEVEVNATWDTDGSLLSATLGGAAATVNGNLITAAEDSDWAGLRILFRDPGSGAGTRSASISLSHGIGAALTRSLTRLTDSTNGLVQYQTTRFEDSVKNLDDAIADMEDRLVITRQMLESQYLSMESTISSLQNQSSALSSLFNNNSSS
- a CDS encoding bifunctional nuclease family protein codes for the protein MIEVTVSEVTFSPSQGGYVVILRQKDSERWLPIFIGPGEAQSIAINLRGAQLQRPMTFDLVAGMLRALDGHVRTVQISRLHESTFYADILLERPDGQILRLDARPSDAIPLALRLGLPVWVKQEVMDAAGQEGYPQMVPLEERILQLEGELEEAVVREDFEAAARLRDQIRYYRRLVQPEDEEEPRP